AGCCTGTTCTGTCTCTTCGACTTCTACGAATTTCTGCTTCACCAACTCTTCCAACTCTTTCAGATCCTTTCCTGAAATCGCGTTGAGTGCTGAAACCAGTACTTCCTTACCGCATTTGACCAGAATACCGCTGTCGATAGCGGTAAAAAACTCTTCCTCACCTATGTAATAATAAAAGATGCCGGCCCTTAGAGCCGAGGTGAAATCAACATGACGCGGCTTTAGACAGAAGAACCCGTTCTGACCGTCAGCAATGATTTTGTCTACCTGCCGGTCTGCTATAATCTGCTCCGGCGTCATTATTTTCAGATGTATCATGCTATTGCTCATCAGAATGCACCTCGTCAATACTGCCAATCATATACAGCTTTCTTTCCGATATCTCGTCAAACTCGCCCTTGATAATTCGCTCACAGCCGTCGATAGTCTCTTCAATTGCCACGGCTTTGCCTTCCTTTCCGGTAAACTGCCGTGTCACCCCAAAGGGTTGCGTAAAAAAGCGCTCAAGCCTGCGTGCTCTCTGTACTGTTTGTTGGTCCTCTTTTGAAAGTTCTTCCATGCCAAGCATGGATATGATATCTTTAAGCTCTTCGTATTGCGACAGAATCTGTTTTACCTTTTGGGCTATCCGGTAATGCCGTTTGCCTGTGATGTGTGGAGCAAGCATTTTTGAACCAGACTTCAACAGGTCAATAGCTGGATAAAGCCCTTGACTGGCCCGTTCTCTCGAAAGAACAATGAATGAGGAGAGATGGGAAAAAGTGTGTGTCACTGCCGGGTCGGTAAAGTCGTCCGCAGGTACATAAACAGCCTGTATTGAGGTAATGGCTGCATTTTGTGTGCTGCAGATACGCTCCTGTATTTCTGCCATTTCACTTCCAAGTGTAGGCTGATAACCCATTCGGGAGTTAATCTTTCCCATCAGGCCGGATACCTCAGAGCCTGCCTGCACAAAGCGAAAAATATTGTCAATCAACAGAAGGACATCTCTGCGTTTTTGATCACGAAAGTACTCCGCCATGGTCAATGCCGATTGGGCCACCCGAAAACGTGCTCCCGGCGGTTCATTCATCTGACCGAATACCATTATAGTGTGATCCAGTACCCCGGCAGCCTTGATCTCTTTATACATTTCAACAGCTTCACGGTTTCGCTCTCCTATCCCGCAAAACAGGCTAACTCCCTCATGCTGTGATACCATGTTCCTGATTAACTCCATGATGAGTACAGTCTTGCCTACTCCTGCCCCACCGAACAGTCCGGCTTTTCCTCCTCTTTCTATGGGAGAAAGCAGGTCAATCGCTTTGATTCCGGTTGGCTGAATACCCTGCTCCGAATGTTGTAGGGTCAATGAGGCTGAAGAGTGAAACATGGAGCGGCTGTCCTCACCGCTAACAGCTCCTTTCTCGTCAATAGCATCACCGAAAAGATTAAAAATGCGCCCAAGTAGATCCTCACCCACAGGTACTTTAACCGTGGTGTCATCATCAAACACACGTAATCCCCGTCTGATACCGCGAGTGGAGTTGAGTGCCAGCCCCCGTACGGTTTGATCGTCCAGATGGGCTGTCACCTCAATAATTACCTTTTTATCACAATCAACCACCAGCCGAGACTGCAACTCCGGCAGCCTTTCCTCAAACCGGACGTCAACTACGCTACCCCTGATGGCGGTCACCTTACCACAATTTCTCGCACCTTCATTATCTCTATAAGACTTGCCATTCATTATTGAAAGTGCATGTGCCATGGTTGACCTTCTGTTATGTAGTTACCTCCCTCCTGGCCTTTTCAGCTTCGCTCACGTGCTTAAGTACTTCCACAACACTGTCGGGATTCACAGAAATGGAATCGATATTACAGTCAACCAGGAACCGGGCATATTCCGGCTGATCACTGGGAGCCTGACCGCAAAATCCTACGGGGCAGTCCACTTTATGGGACTTTTTAATGACATCTCGTATAGACTGCTTGACAGCTTCATTATTCTCATCAAAAAGGTAATTCAAATCGGTAGAATCGCGGTCAACTCCAAGCACAAGCTGGGTCAGGTCGTTCGAGCCAATGGAAAACCCGTCAAAGCGCCGTGCAAACTCTTCGGCAAGAATGATATTTGCCGGTATTTCACACATCATGTATACCTTGAGGTCTTGTTCACCCTTTCTCAGTCCGTTTTTTTCCATCTCCTGTAATACACGGTCTGCCTCATCCGTGGTACGACAGAATGGAATCATCACGATCACATTTTCTAGGCCGATATCTTCTCTCACTTTCTTGATGGCCAGGCATTCAAGTGCGAAGCCCTCCTTATATCCCTCGGAATAGTAACGGGAAGCCCCGCGCCAACCCAGCATGGGATTCTCTTCATCAGGTTCGAACTCCCGGCCTCCTATCAAATCAGCATATTCGTTGGTTTTGAAATCACTGGTTCTCATAATGACAGGATCAGGGTATTGAGCCGCGGCTATTTTGGCAATGCCGGCAGCCAGTCGGTCAATAAAAAATTCACGCTTGTCTTTGTAATGGTAGGTAATCTTTCTGATATGCTCGCGCGCCGTCTCCTCAATCACACGGTCAAAATGAATGAGGGCCATTGGATGAATCTTTATATGATTGCTGATAATGAACTCCATACGTGCAAGCCCAACCCCTTTAGCCGGCAGACGCCACCACTTGAATGCCGATTCGGGTGTGGCAAGATTGATCATGATATCAGTCTGTGTGTCGGGCAGTTCACCCAGATTTATAGTTTCCTTCTCAAATTCAAGGTGACCGTCATAAACCTGTCCTTCATCTCCACCCGCACACGAAAGGGTTATCTCTTTTCCTTCTTTTAGAACTTTGGTACCTGTTTTGGTGCCCACGATGGCCGGGATTCCCATTTCTCGACTCACAATAGCAGCATGACAGGTTCTACCGCCAGAATCGGCGATGATTCCCTTCACTTTTTTCAGAGCCGGTACCCAGTCGGGTTCGGTCATCTGTGTTACCAGAATGCTGTCTTCGTCCAGTTTTTCAAGTTCACTGATTTGCTCTACTTTGCGCACTTTGCCATGGACGATATTGCTGCCTATGCTGATCCCGGTCAGTATCGGGTTTTCACCTTTTTGCTGCAGGTGATAGGTATTGAACTCGTTTTCGGAGACGTTCGACTGAACCGTTTCCGGCCTTGCCTGAACAATAAAAAGTTCATCGGTCTTATCGTCCTTCACCCATTCTATATCCATAGGTTTGCCGTAGTGCTCCTCAATATTTTTTGCCCAAAGAGCAAGTTGTATGATCTCATCATCCTCGAGTACAAATGCGGCCTGTTCTTCGGCTGAAGTTTGGACATTCACGGTTCTGCTGACGCTGTTCGATGCATAAATCATCTTTTGTTCTTTACTGCCCAGCTTTTTCTCAATAATCGGTTTGAAAGATTCTTTTTCCAGCAATGGCTTGAAAACAAGGTATTGATCAGGATTGATGATACCCTGAACAATATTTTCTCCAAGACCCCATGCAGCGTTGATCAAAACCACATTGGGAAACCCGGTTTCGGTATCCAGGGTAAACATGACGCCAGATCCCGCCTTGTCAGCACGTATCATCCGTTGTACACCGATTGACAGAGCAACGTCAAGGTGGTCAAACCCTTTTTCGTAGCGATAGGAA
This is a stretch of genomic DNA from Halalkalibaculum roseum. It encodes these proteins:
- a CDS encoding F0F1 ATP synthase subunit epsilon is translated as MIHLKIMTPEQIIADRQVDKIIADGQNGFFCLKPRHVDFTSALRAGIFYYYIGEEEFFTAIDSGILVKCGKEVLVSALNAISGKDLKELEELVKQKFVEVEETEQASVMALRNLEAELVQHFVDLEKNRERHY
- the atpD gene encoding F0F1 ATP synthase subunit beta, with the translated sequence MAHALSIMNGKSYRDNEGARNCGKVTAIRGSVVDVRFEERLPELQSRLVVDCDKKVIIEVTAHLDDQTVRGLALNSTRGIRRGLRVFDDDTTVKVPVGEDLLGRIFNLFGDAIDEKGAVSGEDSRSMFHSSASLTLQHSEQGIQPTGIKAIDLLSPIERGGKAGLFGGAGVGKTVLIMELIRNMVSQHEGVSLFCGIGERNREAVEMYKEIKAAGVLDHTIMVFGQMNEPPGARFRVAQSALTMAEYFRDQKRRDVLLLIDNIFRFVQAGSEVSGLMGKINSRMGYQPTLGSEMAEIQERICSTQNAAITSIQAVYVPADDFTDPAVTHTFSHLSSFIVLSRERASQGLYPAIDLLKSGSKMLAPHITGKRHYRIAQKVKQILSQYEELKDIISMLGMEELSKEDQQTVQRARRLERFFTQPFGVTRQFTGKEGKAVAIEETIDGCERIIKGEFDEISERKLYMIGSIDEVHSDEQ
- the ppsA gene encoding phosphoenolpyruvate synthase is translated as MVNQQNGLIRWFDDLGMDDLKFVGGKNASLGEMARNLVPMGINIPDGFATTSYAYRKFLQENKLEEPIRKELKKYEEGSQSLEDTGHQIRELFHHGIFPIPVAEAIRKAYDKLCEKTEINNIAVAVRSSATAEDLPTASFAGLQETFLNVRGKEQLIEMCKECYASLFTDRAISYRYEKGFDHLDVALSIGVQRMIRADKAGSGVMFTLDTETGFPNVVLINAAWGLGENIVQGIINPDQYLVFKPLLEKESFKPIIEKKLGSKEQKMIYASNSVSRTVNVQTSAEEQAAFVLEDDEIIQLALWAKNIEEHYGKPMDIEWVKDDKTDELFIVQARPETVQSNVSENEFNTYHLQQKGENPILTGISIGSNIVHGKVRKVEQISELEKLDEDSILVTQMTEPDWVPALKKVKGIIADSGGRTCHAAIVSREMGIPAIVGTKTGTKVLKEGKEITLSCAGGDEGQVYDGHLEFEKETINLGELPDTQTDIMINLATPESAFKWWRLPAKGVGLARMEFIISNHIKIHPMALIHFDRVIEETAREHIRKITYHYKDKREFFIDRLAAGIAKIAAAQYPDPVIMRTSDFKTNEYADLIGGREFEPDEENPMLGWRGASRYYSEGYKEGFALECLAIKKVREDIGLENVIVMIPFCRTTDEADRVLQEMEKNGLRKGEQDLKVYMMCEIPANIILAEEFARRFDGFSIGSNDLTQLVLGVDRDSTDLNYLFDENNEAVKQSIRDVIKKSHKVDCPVGFCGQAPSDQPEYARFLVDCNIDSISVNPDSVVEVLKHVSEAEKARREVTT